The genomic stretch TGGCCTTCGTGCTGACGTCGGTGGCGGTGGCGGCGCCACTGACCGCGGCCGTGCGCAGCCTGGACCAGGTCTGGCTCGACCTCGCCGATGAGGCGAGTGGATTCTTCCAGGGTCTGAACAGCAGCAACGCCCGCCCGGTGACGGCCGGCTTCGGCCCGCGCATGACCGTGGGCGGCGTGTGGAGCACGAGCGACGACCCTGTCCTGACCCTGTTCGCCGAGCGACCCTATTACCTGGCGGCAGTCACCTATGACCACTATACGGGGCGCGGCTGGGCGCGGACCGATGGGCGACCACGCTCGGTCGGCGCCGAGCAGGATGTGTTCCCTGACTGGACCCCCGACCGACCCCTGGTGGCCGAGGGATTCCAGCTGGAGACGGTCACCGTCCAGATCGTTCGCCCGCAGGGGCGCGATCTCTTCACGCCGGGTTTCCCGGTGCGCCTGTTTGCGCCGGTGGTCGTCACCGAGCCGGGCGGGCTGCCATTCATGGGCGGTCTGGAGGCGGCCGGCGCCCTGAGCCCGGATCAGTCGTACGACATCACCGCCACCATCTCCGAGGTGACCGAAGCCCAGCTGGCGGCGGCCTCGACCGATTATGAAGAGGAAGTCCTGGCTCTGTACCTCGGCACCGACGGCATCACCGAGCAGACGCGCGTCCTGGCGCAGGACATCGCGGCCGGCGCCACAGACCCGTACCACCAGGCCAAGGCGATTGCCACCTTCCTGCGAACGAACCCAGCATTCGCCTACGACACGTCAGTGACGCCGCCCTCCGACCCGAGTCTAGACCTGGTGGACTACTTCCTGTTCCAGAGCCAGCGTGGGTTCTGCACCTATTACGCCTCGACCATGGTCATGATGGCCCGCAGCCTGGGCATTCCCGCCCGCCTGGCGGTTGGCTACGCGCCCGGTGTGCTGGTGGAGGATGGGGCCTACGAGGTCACGGCCCGGAACGCCCACGCCTGGGCCGAGCTGTACTTCCCCGGCTATGGGTGGCAGATCTTCGAGGCCACCAAGTCCATCGATCCCAAGTTCAACCGGCGCAGCGGTGACCCCGCCGGCGCGCGTCCCATCCCCAGCGGGCGAGGCGTGGACTTCCAGGGCCCGTTCGCGCCCGGCATCGACTCGCCGACCAAGATCCTTCCCACCGCCAGCTTCGTGCCCATCCCGGGCGGTTTCCAGGCCGGCCAAACCTCGCCGACCGAGGAGGCGCGAGCCAACAACGGCTGGATCTTCCTGGCCCTGGCCGGGGGGGCAGTCCTGATCGGGGCGTGGCGCTGGTTCTCTGCCCGCCGGCGCTTCCGCTTCCTGTCCCCCGGCGACCGGGGCTGGGCGCGATTGAACCTGGCCGCTCAGCGGGCGGGGATTGGACGCCGACCGGCGGAGACGTTCTACGAGTACGCCGGCTGGCTGGAAGCCGAGCTGCCGAGCCGGGCCGGCGAGATCCGCACCATCGCGGAGGGGAAGGTGTGGTCTGCCTATTCCGGCCGCTCCATGAGCGAGCGCGCGATCGAGGCGATTGAGCGGGCCTGGGATACGCTGCGCTTCCCGCTGGCCGGATTGGCGGTCCGCCGCCGGGTGGCCGCGCTGCTCGGGCGCCGCGCCTGACCGGCTAGGTGACTCCCACGCCGGCCCGGGCGTCGTAGGCCGCCCGCCCGGCATCGCGGGCCGCAGACGGGTCCGCCGGCCGGCCCATGGCCTCCAGGGCTTCGGCCATCACGGTCAGGGCGGCGTCGATCTCCCCCCAGGCGACGTCGCCCATGTGGCCGATGCGCAGGATCCGCCCGGTCCATTTGCCCTGGCCGCCGGCCAGGACCAGGCCGCGGCTTCGGAGCGCCGAGCCGAACTCGCCCCAGTCCAGGCCGTCCGGCAGCCAGGCGGCGGTCACGGTCGCCGACCGGTACTCCGGCGCGGCGACGAGGGTGAAGGCGAGTGCCTCGAGACCGGCGGCGGCCCCGGCCGCGACGGCCGCATGGCGGGCCCAGGTCTGCTCGCGGCCCTCGGCTTCGAGGTTGGCGACGCCCACCCGCAGCCCGTACAAGACGCTGACGGCCGGAGTCCACGGCGTTTGGCCCTTCTCCGCCCAGCGGCGGGCCTCCCCGAGGTCCCAATAGAAGCGCGGCATGCGGGCCTCGGCCTCCGCCGCTCGGGCGCGCTCGCCGACGGCGGCGATGGCGATTCCCGGCGACGCCATGAAGGCCTTTTGCGACGCGCTGACCACGAGGTCCACGCCCCACTCGTCCATCTCGAACGGCAGGGCGCCCAGGCCGCTGATACCGTCCACCAGGACCAGCGCCTCTCCGGGCGCGGCGCGTACCGTCGCGACCAGCTCGCGCAGCGGGTTCGTCACCCCGGTCGAGGTCTCGTTGTGCGTCAGCAGCACCGCGCGATACGGTTCCGAGCCGGCCAGGTGCGCCGCCAGCCGATCCGGATCCGCGGCGCTGCCCCAGTCGAAGTCGAGCCGGTCCACGTCGGCACCGAAGATCTCGGCGATCTGCGCGAACCGGTCGCCGAAGGCTCCGATCGAGACGCCCAGCACACGGTCGCCGGGCGACAGCGTGTTCACCACCGCCGCCTCCAGGGCCCCCGTCCCCGAGCCGGTGAGCAGGAACACCTCGCCACCGGTGCCGATCAGGCGTCCCAGCCCGGTCGTGGTCTCGCGCAGGAGCTCCGCGAACTCCGGTCCGCGGTGGTTGATCATCGGACCGGCCTGCGCATGGCGAACGGCGCGGGGGAGGGGCGTGGGGCCCGGAACACGGAGGTTCTGCTCCATCCGGGCATGATAGCGACGCACTAGACTCGCCCCATGCCCCGGCGCACCCCGGTGGTCATGCCCGACCGCCCGTTATTCGAGGACCAGCCCGACCCCGGCGCACCCCTCGCCGCGCGCCTCCGACCGGCGCACCTCGAGCAATTCGTCGGCCAGCAGCATCTGGTCGGCCCCGAAGGCGCCCTCCTGCAGGTCGTGCGCCCAGGCTACCTGCCGAGCCTGGTCTTCTGGGGTCCGCCGGGGAGCGGCAAGACTACCCTTGCGCGCCTGGTCGCCGACCAGGCCGGCGGTGCCTGGCGCCAGCTCAGCGCAGTCACCAGCGGTGTCGCCGACGTCCGGGCCCTGGTCGCCGAGGCCCAGGCCCGACGCGAAGCGGGCGGGCGCACCGTCCTGTTCATCGACGAGCTGCATCGGTTCAACAAGGCCCAGCAGGATGCCCTCCTGCCTCACGTCGAGGACGGCTCCATCACGCTCCTGGGAGCCACCACCGAGAACCCGTACTACGAGCTGAATGCCCCGCTCCTGAGCCGAATGCGCGTTTATCGGCTTGAACCGCTGGACGCGGAGGACCTTACCGTCATCATCAACCGCGCTCTGACCGATGCGGCCGGCCTGTCCGGCCGCCTGTCGCTGACCGATGACGGCCTGACCGCGCTGCTCGACATGTCGGGGGGTGACGCACGCCAGGCCCTCAACGTGCTCGAGGCCGCGGCCGCGACCGCACCGGACGGGTCAGCCCTCGACGCAGTGGCCCTATCGACTGCGGCCCAGGAACGCCTGCTGGCCTACGACCGCGCCGGTGACGGGCACTACGAGGCGATCAGCGCCTTCATCAAGAGCATGCGCGGCAACGACCCCGATGCGGCCCTGTACTGGTGCGCGTCCATGATCGCCGCCGGAGAGGACCCGACCTACATCGCGCGCCGGATCGTGATCGCCGCCAGCGAGGACGTGGGCAACGCGGACCCGCGGGCGCTGCAGATAGCGGTGGCCGCCATGCAGGCGGTCGAGATGATCGGCCTGCCCGAGGCCCAGTACGCCTTGGCCCAGGCTGCCAGCTATATCGCTGCGGCGCCGAAGTCGAATCGGGCCGGGGCCGGATATTGGGCGGCGCTGGCCGACGTGGAGGAAAAAGGCCGGCTGCCAGTGCCGCTCCACCTACGCCCGGGTACCCATCGGCGGCTGGCCCGCGAGCAGGGCCATGGCAAGGGGTATCGGTACCCGCACGATTTTCCCGGCGCAGATGTCGACCAGCAGTATCTGCCCGATGCCCTGCTCGGGCGGGTCTACTACGAGCCGTCAGACCAGGGGATGGAAGCGCAGATCGGGGAGCGGCTGCGCCGGCTGATGGACGCCCGGAAGGGCTAGCTCGGACCGATCCCGGCCAGGTTGACTGCGACCACGGCCACCCCCAGCAGGGCGGCCATGAGCAGGACCAAGACGGCCGTATTGCGCAGGTCACGCGCCACGTAGTGGTACTCGGCGCGGGCGGTCTCGCCCAGTCGGGACGAACCGGCCGTCGACAGTCCGGCCGCGAACGGACGCCCGCTCACTCCGGCAGGGGCGGGTAACGGAGCTCGCGCGGCCTCGCCTGGAGCTGAGGGCAGGCTGGGTGCTGCCGCTGGGCGCGCGCCGCTCGGTCTAGGTGCTGCCGGGTGGCGAGACCGGCGTTGCTGGCGGGCTCGTCGGGAAGCGGCCTTTCCGCTGCGGCGGGGCATGAGCACCTCGTTGAGCTGATTTCCGCGACGGCCTGATGCTACCGACGGGGTCGGTATGATACCCAGCCCGTGGCCGACCTCAACCAGTGGCTGCTCGATAACCTGTGGATCGTCGTCGGCGCATCGGCCCTGGTGGTCCTCGGGCTGGTCGGGGCACTCGTCATCCTCGGCCGCAGGCTGTCGAAGGCGACGGCCGCCTACCGGGCACTGGTGCATGAGACGACCGGGACGTCGTTGGCTGGAACCCTGGACGCCCAGGCCGCCCGAGTGGAGGCCGTGGACCGACGGCTGGCTGAGGTGGACGGCCGGTATCGGCTGGTGGAATCTCGCTCCCGCGGCAGCCTCCAGCACGTGGGGCTGGTCCGGTTCAACCCGTTCGAGGACACCGGGTCCGATCAGAGCTTCGCCATCGCGCTCCTCGACGACGAGCAGAGCGGGATCGTAATCAGCAGCCTGCACGGCAGAGGCGGGACCCGGATCTTCGCCAAGCCCGTACAAGCCGGCCAGGCCAGCCACGCCCTGTCGGACGAGGAGCAGAAGGCGGTGCGCATCGCATCTGGTGGGCTCCGAGACGCCGGCGCTCAACGCGACCGATAACCTGTCGCGGCGGCGGCACAGGCTGCCGGCATGCCCGACCCCTCGGCTACCATCGATTCCGTGGCTGCCGTCGTCCCCTCACCCAACCAGATCCCGATCTTCGAGGAGCTGGTGGGGCCGCCCGCACCCCGCCGACGCCACCTTCGTGTCCAGCCACCGCTTCTTGCCGACCTGACCGCTCGCCAGCGGCGGGCGGTGACGTGGGGCGACGGCCCGCTGCTGGTGGTGGCCGGGGCGGGCACCGGCAAGACGACGGTCCTCACCCGCCGCATTGCGTGGCTCATCGCCGAGCAGCGAGCCAAACCCTCCCAGATCCTGGCCCTGACCTTCACCGAGCGGGCCGCGGCCGAGATGCAGGAACGGGTCGACCAGCTCGTTCCGTATGGCTACGCCGATTCGGTGATCTGCACCTTCCACGCCTTCGGGGACCGTCTGATCCGGGAGCACGGGTTCGGGGCCGGGCTGTCGGACCAGGTGGCGGTCATGTCCCGTCCGGAGCAGGTGACGTTCCTGCGCGAGCATCTGGATGAGCTGCCCCTGGACCGATACCGCCCGCTCGGGGATCCGACCCGCTTCTTGTCGATGCTGGCCACGCACTTTTCGCGGGCGCGCGATGAGGACGCGTCCCCGGCCCAGTACCGCGCGGCCGCGGAGCGAATCGCGGCCCGCGCCGCCGCAGACCCCGACGACGCAGCGCTGGCCGAGGAGGCGGCCCGCCAGCAGGAGCTTGCGGCGGCCTATGAGACGTACGAGCAGCTCCTGCGCGCGGCGAATCGGATCGACTTCGGCGACCAGGTCAGCCTGGCCCTTGGCCTCCTGCGCGACCACCCGGACATCCTGGAAACGGAGCGAGGTCGCTATCGGTACATCCTGGTCGACGAATTCCAGGACACGAACCATGCCCAGTTCGAGCTCGTGAAGCTGCTGGCGCCGGCCCCGTCAGGCAACGTCACCGTGGTCGGCGACGACGACCAGAGCATCTACCGCTTCCGGGGCGCAGCCCTGTCGAACATTCTTGGCTACCGGGCCGCCTACCCAAAGACCGGCAGGGTGGTGCTGACCGACAACTTCCGATCGCCCCAGGCGGTGCTGGACGCGGCGTATCGGCTCATCCGCCACAACGACCCCGATCGGCTCGAGGTCCGCGAACGGATCGACAAGCATCTGCGGGCACGCGGCCCGACGAAGCGGGTCGCGCCAGACGCGCCGGAGGTGAGCAGCCTCGCGTTCGCCACCACGTCCGACGAGGCCGACGCAGTGGCTGAGCGCATCACGGCCTCCATCGCCACCGGCCGGCGGGCAGGCGACCACGCCATCCTGGTCCGGGGCAACCGCGACGCGGATCCCTACCTGCGCGCGCTCAGCCTGCGGCGCATTCCGTGGCGCTTCAGCGGCACGGCAGGCCTGTACCGCCAGCCCGAGGTCCGCGTCCTGCTCAGCTTCCTGCGCGCGCTCAATGACTCCGAGGACTCGGTCAGCCTGTTCGACCTGGCCACCTCGGACATCTTCGGCCTCGCGCCCGACCAGGCCAGCCGCGTCCTGAACCGGGCGTCGCGCCGCCACCTCGGCCTGGAGGTCGCGCTGCGGCAAGGGCTGGCTGACCCGGCCCAAGCCACCCTGCGCGGAGCACCGGCCGCCATCGCTCAGCGCCTGCTCGCCGCCCTGGACGCCCATCGCGAGCTGGCGGCCCGGCTGGATGCCGGCGAGATCCTGTACCGGTTCGTGACCTCCACCGGGTGGCTGGCGCGATTGGCGCTCGAGGCCCGGGAAAGTGGTCCCGAACGGCTCCAGAACGTCGCCCGCCTCTTCGAAATCCTGCGCCGCGCGTCGGCCGTCCTTCGCGACCCGCGACTGCCGTTCCTCGTCGCCCGGCTGGATACGTTCATCCAGGCCGGCGACGACCCCGCGACGGCCGACGCGGACCTGGAGGCCACCGAGGCGGTCCACGTCCTGACCTGCCACAAGGCCAAGGGCCTCGAGTTTCCGATCGTGTTCATGGTCGGCATGGCCCAGGACCGATTCCCGACCCGCACGCGGCGCGAGCCGGTCGACCTGCCCGATGAGCTCGTCCGCGAGGTCGCAATCGACGGCGACTACCACCTCGCCGAGGAGCGGCGCCTGTGCTACGTGGGCATGACGCGGGCCCGCGAGAGGCTGACCATGACCTGGGCCCGCGATGAAGGGGAGCGCCCGCGGCGGCCGAGCCAGTTCCTGCTCGAGGCCCTGGACGTGGGGCCCGCTCTTCCGGCCGACATCCTGCGGCCCAACCCGATGGAACGGATCGAGCGCCTCCGCCCGCCCACCGAGGTCGGGCCGGTGCGTTCGGTGGAGGCCCCGCGCCCCGGGTTGGTCGAGGAACCGCTCACCTTGAGCTACGGCCAGGTCAGCGACTACACCGATTGCCCGGCCCGCTACCGCTACGCCCACCTGATTCGCCTGCCCACCCCGGTCAGCCATCCACTGGTCGTGGGCCGTGCCCTCCACGCCGCGGTCCAGGCCTTCCACCGGACCAAGATGGGCGGATCCGTGATGCCGCTCGAGGAGCTCCACGCCGAGCTCGATCGGCACTGGGAGTCCACCGGGTTCGTGACCCGGGCCCACGAAGATGCGCGCCGCGCCTCGGCCCGCGCCGCCCTGACTCGCTTCTGGAACGAGCAGCAGGCATCCCCGGCTCCGGTCATCGGCGTCGAGCAGGAGTTCGCCTTTCGGTTCGGTCCGGACCGGGTCCGGGGACGGATCGACCGCATCGACCGCGATCCGGATGGCGCGATCGGCGTGGTCGACTACAAATCGGGCGATGTCCGCGACCCCGCGACGGCGACGCGCCGCTCGCGCGAGTCGCTCCAGCTGGCGATGTATGCCCTGGCCTGGGAATCCGAGCACGGGCGACCGCCGGACCGGCTCGCGCTGCACTTCCTCGAATCGGGGGAAGTGGGCCTCAGCCAGGCAACCCCCGCCCGTCTGGAGAAGGCCCGGTCCCAGATCGCGTCCACCGCCGCCGGGATTCGGGCCAAGCGCTTCGATGCCAACCCGGGACCGATGCGCTGTGCGTCCTGCCCGTTCCGTACCATCTGTCCTGACGCGGCGCGGTGAAGCTCCGGGACCGTTTTCTGATCGTCGTTCTGCCGGCGGCAGCCGTGGCGGCGATGGTCGGCGTGCTCGTCCTGGCCACCGAGCTGTGCCCCGGCCCGGTGCCGGGTGATCCATGTCCCGATGCCGACCGGAACCGCGTGCTCGTGATCGGCCTGGCCGGCTTGGCGCTGGGGCTGCTCATCACGCCCGGGGCGTTCGTGGTCGACTTCGCAGCACGGCGCCGGATCGCGTATCTCGGGGCCTGGGGCCGCGCCGCCCGGCGCGGGGCGCTGGCCGGCCTGGTCCTGGCCGCGGTGGCAGGCTTGCGGCTGGTGGATGCCCTGAATCCCTTCTCGGCGGTGGTCGTGGGTGGCGTCGCCATGGCCGCCGAGTGGCTCGCCATTCGCCGGCTCGACAGCGAGTGACCCCCGGCCCCGACCCGGCGTCCGGCGATCCGTTCGGCGGGCAGGCCACAGACGCCGACCAGCTGGCCGAGATCTACGACCTCGAGCACGATGCTGTTATCGAGGACCGGGCTTTCTACCGTGAGCTCACTCGGCGGGTACGAGGGGCGGTGCTGGACCTCGGCTGCGGATCTGGTCGGCTGTTCGGAACGTTCCTCGACGGCCGCGCCAGCCGCATCGTCGGCGTGGATGCATCGGCGGCAATGCTTCGTCGCGCGCGGGCCCGCATCGCAGCGGACCCGCGCCTGGCGGAAGCCGACGCGGAAGGCCGGATCGAGCTGGTCCTCGGCGACGTCCGATCCGTCCGGCGCCCGGAGCGCTTCGGGTTGATCGTCGCTGCGGGTGTGCTGCCGCACCTCGACGGCCCGGAGGATGCGGCCCGGCTTCTGGCACGAGCCGCGCGGCTCCTCACCCCGCGTGGCCTGCTCGTGCTGGACGACCTGGGGCCGGGGGCGTTGCCGGCGGGCGACATGCCGCTGGCGGTGGACTGGGTCATCGAGTCTGAGGGCCGTCGCTTCACGCGGAGGAGCCAGCTCGTGCGCCGCGATGCACCCGAAGGGCTCAGGATCGCCCTGTCGACCGTGGTGGACCGACAGGACCCCGATGGTACGATAGCGCGGCTTCCGGCCAGTTTCCGCCTCTGGTACCCCTTTCCTGACATCGTCTCGCGGCTGGTTGAGGCCGCGGGACTCGCTGTCGCCGCGACCCACGGGTCCCACGACCCGGAGGCGTATTCGGCCGAGAGCGAGCGCCTGATCGTCCTCAGCCGGCGTATCCGGCACCGGTCAGCGCGACGTGGAATGGAACTCGGATGAGGCGATAACACAGACAAGGTGGCAGGCGAGCGAATCCGGCTCTTGATGATCGAGGACGTGCCCCAAGTGGCGTCGCACGTCCGATCCCTGCTGGTCGCCCAGACCCAGATCCAGGTGGTCGAGGTTATCGGCGACGGGGATCGCGCGCTGGCCGCGGTCGGCGATTTCCGCCCCGACGTCGTGATTATCGACTGGCTGCTCCAGGGCCGGGTCAGCGGGGCCAAGGCCGCGTCCAGCATCCGGCAGGCCCATCCCGAGGTGGGGATCATCGTGCTCACCGTCCCGCAGGAGCCCATCACCGAGGATCCGGCACAGGGGATCGACGCCGTCCTCCGCATGCCGCTGGCCGGTTTCGACCTCACCACCATCATCCGCCGCATCGCCGAGGAACGGGTCACCGCCACGTCCGGTGCCGGGGCGCAAATGGTGAGCCTGTTCTCGCCCAAGGGTGGGGTGGGCCGGACGACGCTTGCCTACAACCTGGCCGTGGCCCTGGCGGGCGAAGAGCCGGTGTGCCTAGTCGACGGTTCGCTCCAGTTCTCGGACCTGCGCGGCCTGCTGCGAGCCCCGGCCAACGCGCTTTCCATCCTCGACCTGCCGACCGACAAGATCCGCGATAGCGACGTGTCGGAGGTCATGTGGCGCGATCCGTCCGGCATCGACGTCCTGCTCGCGCCGCCGCGGGTCGAGATGGCCGAGATGATCACCACCCGCGACATCGAGAAGTCGTTGTCCCTCCTCCGGCGCCTGTATGGCCACGTCGTGATTGACACACGTGCCGGGCTGACCGATGAGGTGCTCGCGTTCCTGGACGCCTCCGACCTGGTCCTCCAGATACTGACCTTCGACGCCATGGCGGTACGGGCCCTGGCCATGGCCAACGAGGCCTTCGCGGCCATCGGCTATCCCCCGTCCAAGATGGCGGTGGTCCTCAACCGAGCCGATGCGTCGGGCGGCATCACTCGGGAGGAGGTTGAGGAGGTCCTCGGCCAGCACATCGACTTCGAGATCGTGTCGGATGGCCACCTCGTGCTGGCCGCCAACAACGAGGGCGTGCCGTTCGTGTCGGCCAGTCCCGACGCCCAGATCTCCAAGGGCGTCCGCAGCATCGCGGCCGCCCTGTCGGCCCGACGCCGGACCCCGGCCCTGTCGGTGGCTACCCGCTGACCCGGCCCGTGGTCTCGCCCGACCCGCGCCCGATCGCCGTCTTCGACTCGGGCGTCGGCGGCCTGACCGTCCTGTCTGAAATCCAGCGCCGGCTCCCGGCCGAGACCACCATTTATCTCGGCGACAACGCCCGTACCCCGTACGGGGCGCGGCCAGCCGACGAGGTGCAGCAGTACACCCTGGAATGCGCGGCCTGGCTCATGGACCAACGACCCAAGGTGCTGGTCCTGGCCTGCAACACGGCCACAGCCCAGGCCCTGCCGCAGATCCGAGAGCGGGTTGCGATTCCGGTCCTGGGCGTCGTGCGCCCCGGTGCGGTTGCGGCGGCAGCCGCCACCCGAAGCCGGCACGTCGGGGTCGTGGCGACCGCCGGGACGGTGGCGTCAGGCGCCTACCTGGCGGCCATTGGTGAGGCCGATCCGGGCGTCACGGTCAGCCAGCAGGCGTGCCCCGACCTGGTGCCGCTAGTAGAGGCCGGAGAGCTGGCCGGCGCTCAGGTGGAAGCGGCGATCAGCGGCTACCTGGATGCCCTCCGCGCCCAGGACGGGCAGCTCGACACCCTGCTCCTCGGCTGCACCCACTATCCGCTCCTGCGCCCGGTATTCGAACGACAGCTGGGCCCCGCGGTGAGCGTCGTCGACTCGGCGTTCACGACCGCGCTGGCGCTCGAGGACCTGCTCGATGCGCTCCAGGCCCGCAGCGGGCCGCGGACCGGCGTGCCGCCGGCCCCACACCGCGTGGTCACCACCGGGGACCCGGCCGCGTTTCGCATGGTGGCGACCCGCGTCTTCGGCGGCGACCTGTCGGACATCGAAGCCATTGACCTGCCATCCGCGGAGCCGGCCCGCGCCGACTAGACTGCGGGCGTGAGACGGAACACCTCGCGCCTGACGGCCGGGATCGTCCTTGGCAGCCTGCTGACGGTCACCGTGGCGGTGGCCGGCCGGCGGCTCGAGCGGCGCGCCGGCAGCCATCTGCTGGACTGGGCAGCCATTCGATCCATCGCGCGGCGCCGGGTCGGCGCCCGAACGGGCAGCCTGTCCGCGCGCGAGCGCCTCGCCGCCGAGGCGTTCTACGCCGCCGCCGCCGAGCGGGTGGCTCCCCTGGTGGCCGCCGAGATCGGGGCGCAGCTGGATCACCCGCTTGAGCCCCCGGCCGTCATCGACCGCCTGGCGTGGATCGACCTCAACCTCGGAACGTTCCAGCGCCTCATCGGTCGGCTGGAGACCGAGCTGATGGGGACGCGGTCAACGCCACGTGGGGCCGGCGCATCGCTGGCGCGCATCGTGAACCGCAGCCTCGGCAACCACCAGCTCGGCTGGCTGCTCGCCTTCCTGGCCGCCAAGGTTCTGGGACAGTACGACGTCAGCCTCCTGGCGAGCGCGGCACCTACCCGCGGCCGGCTCTACTTCGTCGACGCCAACGTGGCGGCCACCGCCGACAGTCTGGGCATCGAGCGCAACGCGTTCCGGACGTTCATCGCCATCCACGAGGTCACCCACGCCTATGAGTTCGAGGCGCATCCGTGGCTGCGGGCCCACTTTGCGGCCCTGGTCGAGGAGACCATCCACCGGCTGGCTGCCGATGCCGGCGGGCTGTGGGGCCGGCTGGCGAACGCGTCCCGCGGCGAGGGGCATTGGATGGAACGCCTGATGACGCCCGAGCAGCGCGAGGCGTTCAGCCATAC from Chloroflexota bacterium encodes the following:
- a CDS encoding transglutaminaseTgpA domain-containing protein, giving the protein MLDEPVEVRRTLRGPREGWLSVALLGVMLLSLCWAVQSAGWLDQLDFLPPVAIWALIGGLGLGTSRLSVSVTIPLAAVSGAAIVLWTVGGEYFPELDQLGRLDAMRGTGIDAAVTAYRFGSIQSAVVLALAIGALMWVTAYTAAFAVYRRHHVLDAILLIGAFLVINLVATVRDLFGLLILFAMAAMLLWLRAALVERRSGWQQRRVSENLDVPASIMRSGVVFTFAAIGLAFVLTSVAVAAPLTAAVRSLDQVWLDLADEASGFFQGLNSSNARPVTAGFGPRMTVGGVWSTSDDPVLTLFAERPYYLAAVTYDHYTGRGWARTDGRPRSVGAEQDVFPDWTPDRPLVAEGFQLETVTVQIVRPQGRDLFTPGFPVRLFAPVVVTEPGGLPFMGGLEAAGALSPDQSYDITATISEVTEAQLAAASTDYEEEVLALYLGTDGITEQTRVLAQDIAAGATDPYHQAKAIATFLRTNPAFAYDTSVTPPSDPSLDLVDYFLFQSQRGFCTYYASTMVMMARSLGIPARLAVGYAPGVLVEDGAYEVTARNAHAWAELYFPGYGWQIFEATKSIDPKFNRRSGDPAGARPIPSGRGVDFQGPFAPGIDSPTKILPTASFVPIPGGFQAGQTSPTEEARANNGWIFLALAGGAVLIGAWRWFSARRRFRFLSPGDRGWARLNLAAQRAGIGRRPAETFYEYAGWLEAELPSRAGEIRTIAEGKVWSAYSGRSMSERAIEAIERAWDTLRFPLAGLAVRRRVAALLGRRA
- a CDS encoding replication-associated recombination protein A, with the protein product MPRRTPVVMPDRPLFEDQPDPGAPLAARLRPAHLEQFVGQQHLVGPEGALLQVVRPGYLPSLVFWGPPGSGKTTLARLVADQAGGAWRQLSAVTSGVADVRALVAEAQARREAGGRTVLFIDELHRFNKAQQDALLPHVEDGSITLLGATTENPYYELNAPLLSRMRVYRLEPLDAEDLTVIINRALTDAAGLSGRLSLTDDGLTALLDMSGGDARQALNVLEAAAATAPDGSALDAVALSTAAQERLLAYDRAGDGHYEAISAFIKSMRGNDPDAALYWCASMIAAGEDPTYIARRIVIAASEDVGNADPRALQIAVAAMQAVEMIGLPEAQYALAQAASYIAAAPKSNRAGAGYWAALADVEEKGRLPVPLHLRPGTHRRLAREQGHGKGYRYPHDFPGADVDQQYLPDALLGRVYYEPSDQGMEAQIGERLRRLMDARKG
- a CDS encoding alanine--glyoxylate aminotransferase family protein; this translates as MEQNLRVPGPTPLPRAVRHAQAGPMINHRGPEFAELLRETTTGLGRLIGTGGEVFLLTGSGTGALEAAVVNTLSPGDRVLGVSIGAFGDRFAQIAEIFGADVDRLDFDWGSAADPDRLAAHLAGSEPYRAVLLTHNETSTGVTNPLRELVATVRAAPGEALVLVDGISGLGALPFEMDEWGVDLVVSASQKAFMASPGIAIAAVGERARAAEAEARMPRFYWDLGEARRWAEKGQTPWTPAVSVLYGLRVGVANLEAEGREQTWARHAAVAAGAAAGLEALAFTLVAAPEYRSATVTAAWLPDGLDWGEFGSALRSRGLVLAGGQGKWTGRILRIGHMGDVAWGEIDAALTVMAEALEAMGRPADPSAARDAGRAAYDARAGVGVT
- a CDS encoding ATP-dependent DNA helicase, whose product is MAAVVPSPNQIPIFEELVGPPAPRRRHLRVQPPLLADLTARQRRAVTWGDGPLLVVAGAGTGKTTVLTRRIAWLIAEQRAKPSQILALTFTERAAAEMQERVDQLVPYGYADSVICTFHAFGDRLIREHGFGAGLSDQVAVMSRPEQVTFLREHLDELPLDRYRPLGDPTRFLSMLATHFSRARDEDASPAQYRAAAERIAARAAADPDDAALAEEAARQQELAAAYETYEQLLRAANRIDFGDQVSLALGLLRDHPDILETERGRYRYILVDEFQDTNHAQFELVKLLAPAPSGNVTVVGDDDQSIYRFRGAALSNILGYRAAYPKTGRVVLTDNFRSPQAVLDAAYRLIRHNDPDRLEVRERIDKHLRARGPTKRVAPDAPEVSSLAFATTSDEADAVAERITASIATGRRAGDHAILVRGNRDADPYLRALSLRRIPWRFSGTAGLYRQPEVRVLLSFLRALNDSEDSVSLFDLATSDIFGLAPDQASRVLNRASRRHLGLEVALRQGLADPAQATLRGAPAAIAQRLLAALDAHRELAARLDAGEILYRFVTSTGWLARLALEARESGPERLQNVARLFEILRRASAVLRDPRLPFLVARLDTFIQAGDDPATADADLEATEAVHVLTCHKAKGLEFPIVFMVGMAQDRFPTRTRREPVDLPDELVREVAIDGDYHLAEERRLCYVGMTRARERLTMTWARDEGERPRRPSQFLLEALDVGPALPADILRPNPMERIERLRPPTEVGPVRSVEAPRPGLVEEPLTLSYGQVSDYTDCPARYRYAHLIRLPTPVSHPLVVGRALHAAVQAFHRTKMGGSVMPLEELHAELDRHWESTGFVTRAHEDARRASARAALTRFWNEQQASPAPVIGVEQEFAFRFGPDRVRGRIDRIDRDPDGAIGVVDYKSGDVRDPATATRRSRESLQLAMYALAWESEHGRPPDRLALHFLESGEVGLSQATPARLEKARSQIASTAAGIRAKRFDANPGPMRCASCPFRTICPDAAR
- a CDS encoding class I SAM-dependent methyltransferase, whose translation is MTPGPDPASGDPFGGQATDADQLAEIYDLEHDAVIEDRAFYRELTRRVRGAVLDLGCGSGRLFGTFLDGRASRIVGVDASAAMLRRARARIAADPRLAEADAEGRIELVLGDVRSVRRPERFGLIVAAGVLPHLDGPEDAARLLARAARLLTPRGLLVLDDLGPGALPAGDMPLAVDWVIESEGRRFTRRSQLVRRDAPEGLRIALSTVVDRQDPDGTIARLPASFRLWYPFPDIVSRLVEAAGLAVAATHGSHDPEAYSAESERLIVLSRRIRHRSARRGMELG
- a CDS encoding DUF4446 family protein, coding for MADLNQWLLDNLWIVVGASALVVLGLVGALVILGRRLSKATAAYRALVHETTGTSLAGTLDAQAARVEAVDRRLAEVDGRYRLVESRSRGSLQHVGLVRFNPFEDTGSDQSFAIALLDDEQSGIVISSLHGRGGTRIFAKPVQAGQASHALSDEEQKAVRIASGGLRDAGAQRDR